GGACTAGTAATAAGGGCAGACTCGATGTGTGTGCGCatgcaatttaagaaaaatcactttttgcatgaaagaagtcaatataaaatttttataaataaaaaaaaactttgatctttcaaaagtttttttgaataaaattttaatgaaCTTGGTGGTTATAATGTTTGTGGGTGGTTatgattaaattaaaaaaaagaactttgatctttcaaaaaaaatttaataaaattttaatgaaCTTGGTGGTTACAAATTGTGGGTGGTTATATTGGTTGGCAATATAggtaacatgtaatcagataaCAGAGGTATAATCAAGTGATTGTGAGAGTAAAATTGAAAATctaaaaaatgataataaaaaaaagtttacacCAGACTCAATATCTCCGAGAAGGGTTGGGTTGGattagaggtggcaaatcaacccacttaattaaatttacccatacccgcctatgaatagatgggtatggatatcttaaatttttgtatatgggtataaatgggttacccaataatacccatttaataaatgggtattattgggtaacccatcaaacccaattaacccatttagaattctcttcctcccaagtctcttctttttccccacccattttttttttcaaatttttcattttgtcatgatgttaactacttttttttcattattattattattattattatttgttggttttatcttattattttattttatcttagtttgttaacttgctcatttttcagcattactcatttatgataaattttagcctattttcttatctttctaaaatgaaattttaaatttatatatgaaaaaaatgttaggggttcaaaatttttggattaagtttttatattaatttttatagtacttagttcaaatttttatattcttattattcaattattaaataataggtaattttgtgacatagagtataaatgaaaaaaaattggtaattaagtttattgaacattataaataaatatttaaaactaatgatgggtacaaagagtggtataaattgataacttagtttgcaaaaatgaatttaaatgagtttacaaaaagttaaaataaatgggttataaatgggtaattgggttacccaattcattttttgacttacccatttatacccatctaattaaatgggtataaatgagttgactcacctatacccattacccattttatccaacccaaacccgtccaagtcacccattttgacacctctaggtTGGATGGTGAGATGGGAGTAATTATAAATAAAACTTAACGCTCTTCTATTATATACAGTATAGATATTAATAccataatattcatttatagaAGCCGAAAATGGTACTTAACTCACATCATATACTTATCAGCATGGCATGATTCTTTTCCAACGCATATAGATGCATATGATCAGTTGGTGGtctttttcatgaaattttaattttttcgaGATATGATAATTAAATTTTGGGGGTATCTACTTATGTTCTTGTCTTAGCATCTATCCTAGCATTTTGTTGATCACATATGAAGATAGAAACAAACATCTTTAAACAAAAGTATAATATGTTAGAGAAAATGTGATGGCTCaagaacttcaaaaaaaaaaaaaaaaaagggagacgGACAGTTCTTTTTATTCTCCTTTTATGCGAGTAGCTATCTAACAATTGCTAGGgttctgtttttttttaaaaaaaatgtgccTATTGTCAATACACATAATGtaaatttaattgattaattaaaTGCTCACACTTACATTTTGACTCTTTCCCAATAAAATTTCACTTATTAAGCAAACTAACATTAAGAAGTTCAAACCAATGAAAGTTCTATTTattagaggaaaaaaaaaaacaaatgctagaagaaacaaaaatgtGGCAAAATTTTGTTCTTGAAAAAGCGTAAAAATGATGCATGCATCTTTACGTATTTTTAGATTGTCATGGCTCTGTTTTATGGTTTTAAatttagttacttatattattCTAAAAGTATTTGCCAAAATTATAGTCTAGCAGCTGAATATTTTCTTAATCTTCTCTTTAGCGACTGACTGCCGTCGTAATCaagaaaggatttttttttttttttcctttacaaGGAATTTTAGAAGTGAAAATGTGACCATAGAAGTCAATTACAGAAGCTACTTTCATCTCAATTAAGCCAAGATTGGTCCTAATATTACATCAATGCACGTTTTGTCTCTATGCTTCAATGAACTAAGGCCTATCGCTGTGTTTGGATATGGCTAAACGTTGTTAGATATTTCTCACCCTAATTCTACTTTGCACTCTTGAACTATTCGATTCTCACTTTGGTCGGTAAATTTTAAGTTTAGAACACTTTTGCTCCATAAATTTTAAACTCGATAATGGTtaacaaaatgcacaaaaaccaACTGAATACCTTTGCTAATCTTGATTACTTCATTGCTAAAACTAAAATATTCTGTTAGTTTTGTATATTCCATTAACAATTGGATTAAGGTGGGACAAGTTTAGATTTTGGACAGTAACATATACCAAACTTTAGTTCAGCAACCAAAATATGAACTGTAGTAGAGTTTTAAAGATGTAAAATTGAATTAACCCGTATTTTTGAAGTTTAACCTTAGATATTTGTTAATAAATGGTTTTTGATAAGGGACCATCTCTGTTGTTATCTTCCAAAATCCTAACTCCTAAAGTGTCAGTGATGGTATTTTGTAGTACACCTTGCTGTTGATAAGATTTTGGGACATGGGATTTTTTGGAGGGTTGTGGTGTGGGTGGGTTGGGGGGGGAGGGGGGCAGGGACCATTAGCAAATATCTCTTCTTCATGAAGGCTTTTACAGAAAAGAAATGgtactaaaatgataaaatctgcCAAGTAGAATTCTAAGAACACTTTTATGCATTAcacacagaaaaagaaaaaaaagaatatatgGAGCATTACTACCTTGCGAAATTGCCATTatttattggttattggaatATGAAGcatacaaaatttgaatgcaTTCTAAACCTGAATCTGGTTATAAATTTTGGTAGTTAAAAAAGGGCATGAAGAAATTCCAGAAAAAATAGGGAACCCTTAATCATATTGAACAAGCAGCTGCTCAAGCCACAAGGATGCAGGTCTGCTAATTCAAATGCTTTGTTCTTTGTCGTAAATTTTCAGGACTGTTTGCATGGATCAAAATGTAGTTAGTACGAGACATTAGCAATGCATGACACAAACATTATGTAGGAAATAGTTGATGAAACTGTTTTAAGCGCAAATTGATTTGTTTTTTCGGTTACGATCTAAGTAGAAAAGCAAAGGTGGAATTAAGTCAAAGATGATACTTATAGCAAGACTGCTGAATATTCTGAAAAATCTTTAGTTTTTAACAAGAGCAGCAACAAAAGTGGAAAGAAATGACTGCATGCTATGCTAATTTTTACTTGAGGAAATTTGGGACTGTTTAACTAATGGTGTGTTGGGTAATTGGCCAGGTGACTTATCCAAATATGATGGAACTCTTTGAGAATCTTGGAGTAGATATGGAGCTTTCTGATATGTCATTCTCAGTGAGCCTAGACAAGGGCAAAGGCTGTGAATGGGGGAGCAGAAATGGATTGTCAAGTTTGTTTGCACAGAAGAAGAATGTACTTAAtccaaaattttggcaaatGATTCGAGAAATTGTCAAGTTTAAGGCTGATGTCATAAGGTAGGTTTCCTCGTCCTTTTTAGTGTTTTGATTGAAGTAAGAATTCCTTAAAGAAATGTTTTTCCATTACATCTCAGAAGCCAAATGAAATGAAGCGACTGCAGAATTCTACATGGTGTCAAGATtaggaaaaaatagtttttggtgCTAATCATTCAATTCTTACCTGAATTCCCTGGGAGCAACTAGAGGATTTGCATATGCGATCGACTTCTCCAGTTAAATATGCATCTAATGAAGGATGAACTAACCAAAAGTTCTATACTTAATGCAGTTATGTAGAAGAGCTAGAGAAAAATCCGGACTTAGATCGGAATGAAACACTTGGGCATTTCATCAGATCACGTGGATACTCAGAGTTATTTCAGAAGGCCTATCTTGTGAGGCTCCTACAGATGCTTTAGTTTATGGCAATGATTTTCTTTTGACCAATGTATTAAATGAGCTTGCTTTCACAATAATACCATAAGCATATATCTCTGCTTTTTGACAGGTTCCAATATGTGCTTCTATCTGGTCATGCTCTTCAGAAGGAGTATTGAACTTTTCTGCGTATTCTATTCTTTCCTTTTGTCGCAACCACCACCTTCTTCAGGTAATGTGCCTTGCAGGCACCATTGAGAATTTGAGATGAACTGCACTTTTTGAAATAATATGTGATGTGGCTGCTGTTTCCCTTTGCCATTTAGCTCTTTGGTCGCCCTCAGTGGCTCACAGTAAGATGGCGTTCCCAGACTTACATCTCCAAGGTAATTAATTTAAATTCCTTTTGTTGTATACCCCTGAAAATTCCCCTGATTGAATGCATAAGAGGACTGTATATTCTGTTATTGTTTTGCACAAACCAGGTTAAAGATGATCTGGAAAGAAGAGGCTGTCAAATAAGAAATGGTTGTGAAGTACGCGCTGTTTCAACTAAGGATGAGGGTATCAACTCGTACATTATGCTCAAACATTGTAGATTTCAAATTGGATGGTGTTCTTTTGTTCAAGTAAAAACCAGACCAATTAAAGCTGGAACTGGAACCAGAATATTGATATGTCATCGTAGGACAGTTTAAAGTACAACACAACAATTGCTTCAGAGAAACAAATGGTTGCCTTCTACATGAGGAAATAGTGAAGACGCAATCTTTATATACTAGCTGGTTGTAAACCAAGCAGGATCCTTCCTAGTGTCTTCTAAAATCTCTCTGTTTTGAGTACTTTCTACGAGTGTTTTATTGTCTATTCTTTTTCCTTAGTTGAGAATTTTGGATGTCATGCTTAGTTTCATGCCAAAAGACAGTACATAACACAATTTCCAAACTCAGAAACCAAAATATAGCAGTCTTGACTGTAGAGATATAATTTGCTCAATTGTTAGGTTGTGTGCTATTGATTATGTTGATACTCCCATTcataatgaagaagaaatttgtaCAGGTTGTGTTGTTACATGTGAAGATGGTTCTCTTGAAGTATATAACTCGTGCATAGTGGCTGCGCATGCTCCAGATGCTCTTAAGATGTTGGGAGAGCAGGCAACATATGATGAATCAAGAATACTTGGTGCTTTCCAATATGCCTACAGGTATCTTACTTTTTAATGTTGGCTCTTAGTTTGCTGATTTCTTAACCTTGATACAAATTGTTGCTTGTCTCCTCTAGTCGTCtccattctaaatttttatcagaaattGCAAATTGTCTCCTCTAGTCGTCTCAGTTCtaaattttatcagaaatgcAAAGTTTGCGGTGAATTTTTCTCTTCTCCTTTTCTTACGTCAACATGTTTTGGGAGGTCGTATTTGGTTTGGAGATTTTCTTTTCGCCAATACTTCGCTTCTGTTTCTTGTTGTAGAAGGTCTGGTTTCAATTTTAATAAATATGCTGGGTCATGGAACCAGTTCAAAATGCACATTCATTGTTTACCGCTTTATGGCAGTGATATTTTCCTTCATCGTGACAAAAACTTCATGCCTCAAAATCCAGCAGCATGGAGCGCATGGAATTTTCTTGGAACTGTGGATAATAAAGTAGGTGTAACATATTGGCTCAACATCCTCCAGGTTGGTGAGATGTGTTCCCAATATATTTGATCATTAGTTGTATTGCTCTCAGAATCCATCATAACGAACAATTTCACAAAAAGCATTTGAGAATTCTGTGCAATTGGCTTGATCACATTGCTATGTATGAGCTTTTAACTTAAATAATAAGTACTAGCCCTCAAAGAAATACTGGGAACTTCCAAAAGATGTATCAGTAACCTCAGAAATCAATGTGCACGCTCAAGATATCAAATAAGCTCAATTTCTTATTTCCAGCTTCCAGCAACTTCATTTTCATGTTGCTGCATTAATGGAATTTATGCAATGTGCTTCTTCTGTCATTAATATCTTCAGCATGAATAACAATATTTAGTGTACAGAATCTAGGAGAAACTGGACTGCCTTACCTGGTAACTCTCAATCCGCCTCATACACCTGAGAATACATTACTCAGGTGGTCAACTGGGCATCCAGTTCCATCAGTTGCTGCCTCAAAAGCTTCTACTCGACTTAATGACATCCAGGGGAAGAGAGGAATATGGTTCTGTGGAGCATATCAAGGTGACCACTTCGCTTTGAAGATCTTACATGTCACCTTCTAATGCACAAAAACATTCATTATAAAACCAGTGCACCCAATGTTGAATTTTTATGTGAGAGTTCACTTTTGCATCTGACACTGTACTTTTTTCAGGTTATGGTTTCCATGAAGATGGACTTAAGGTACTCTCCATTTTGACATCATATTGACATAATTAGAGTAATTGAGTGTAGAAAATCTTGTAGATTGATCAAAAGAATGAAACCCAAGATTAAGAAGCTGGAAAGAAATGTTTCTAGTGAAGTATATTTTCTAATGTTTGGCTTGGTTCCAGAAGTGCTTATTAACTATATAGGTAAGTTATTGGTTGCAATTAAGCATCTTATCTTCTTTTCAGGCTGGTACAGTTGCTGCTCAGAGCCTGCTCAGAAAAAGTTGTACTATCCTGAGTAACCCCAAACACATGGTACCTTCCTGGACAGAGACTGGGGCACGCCTTCTCGTTACTAAATTCCTCAATGGTTTTATTGCTACTGGCTCATTAATGTGAGTCAATTCTGAGAGTAAACTAATTCTCATTTGCATGCTATATATTTTCACAAAGAAGACTTAGAACAAAGGCATACTATACCTATTTATTGAACTTATCTGTCTATCGAATTTGTATCCCTGTTTATCGAACTTATATCTGTCTATCGTTTACATTCTAATACTGCAGTGGTTTGTCTATGTTACCATTTAcattctttttctctcaaatccAAATTCTGTTTGACTGTTTTGTCATTAATTAATTCCTAAACTTTAACCGGATTTATCATTGGTTCTTCAGTAGACCTGCTCACGTATGCCAAATTTGCTTGTTATTGAATATTAGCTCCCGATGTGATTAAATAAGCAtgttttttcttagttttttgaTGTTTAAAAGTTGTTTTTAAGAGTCCAATCTATAGGCCTAAAGCTCCAAAGTTACATGCATTATCTGTGTTTTCTGTTTTAACAGGTTACTGGAAGAAGGTGGCACAATGTTTACCTTTGAAGGAACAACAAAGAAAAGCTTCCTGAAAGTTTCTATTAAAGTTCACAGCCCACAGTTTTATTGGAAGGCACAGTATTTCTTTGGTTGATGTTTAAAGCATTTGAACATAGTCTCCAGTTGCATACGCTTTGAGTTTGCCTTCATTCCATGTCAATGTTGTATTGCCAGGTTGCTACTCAAGCCGACTTAGGCCTTGCAGATGCCTATATAAACGGGGACATTTCTTTCGTGGATAAAAATGAAGGTTTGCTTAATCTTTTCATGGTAAGTAAATGAACACCAAACAACTGTCAAGCTTTTTCATCAACATCCCTTTTCTGAATTCTTCATTTCAGGTTTATGTTGCCAACAGAGATCTTAAAGCTTCTGCTACAAGTTCTAGCTACCAAAGGTAAAAGGATTTTCAGTTAGATGTGTTTAGATGTTAGTGAGTAGTTTATCCAGAGATCCAGAGTCCCGCCATTTCCTTAGTTTTGGTACGCATGCATTTAACCTTTTTGGCAGAGGCTGGTGGACACCACTGCTTCTGACGGCTGGACTAGCATCTGCAAAGTACTTCTTTCAGCATGTTTCAAGACAAAATACTCTAACACAGGCTCGCCGAAACATCTCTCGGCATTATGATCTGGTGAGTCATTTATCAATGAACAGTTCAGCAAGAACACACTTAAATATGACATTGCTAGGATATTCTTCCTGTTGACTTAGCGAGGGAATTGATACTGTCTTCCATTTTTCAGATTAGAACTGTTTCCTAAGAGATTCTCACAATCtccaatccttttcttttctttctttaattatGAAACAATTTCCTTTTTTGGAATAAGAATACAGTACTTGTTGTATTTGGCTTTACGTTGGCAAATTGTAATTTCTTTCTGATGAAAGTTATTGGCCTAACTATTGAGCAGAAAGTTAATCAAGACTTCTTTCCTTGTAATGTCTCCAGAGCAATGAActattttctctgtttttggATGAAACAATGACGTATTCATGTGCAATATTTAAGGTAAGAATTTAAGCCTTGCTGTAGTATAGTAGTCTTTTCAAAGCTGAATTACAGCGAAACTTATTTTTTGTCTTGACATCTGAAAGCTATCCCTTTTTGTGTACTTGTCATAGTCTGAAGATGAGGacttgaaaattgcacaattGAGAAAAATTTCCCTATTGATTGAAAGGGTAAGCATTCTACTTTTTGTAAGTCCCTCAAATTCCTAAGCTGGTTTGTAATCAAAGCCATGTCTGTTCATACTTACCTACTGCAAATCGACTTTTAGGCCAGAATCAGTAAGGACCACCATGTCCTGGAGATTGGCTGCGGTTGGGGAAGTCTAGCTATTGAAGTTGTCAAAAGAACTGGATGTCAATACACTGGAATCACCCTTTCTGAGAAGCAACTTACATATGCAGAACAGAAAGTGAGGGAAGTTGGGATGCAGGTATCAAAATCAATGGCTCTGGAACTTTACAAAACCGAATTGGACATCAAAACTCAATTTAGATGAACTTAAAAAGTGTAGTTCTTGTAATGTCTGAATGTGAAGATCATGTTTAATCCGAATAATCACAATCCACAATCTGGTTGCCATCTATCTTATTATGCAGTTACCAACAGTAACTATGAACATTGATTTCATAATGGATCATTTCGTGTTTGTCTGCTACTCTTCAAAAATTGAATGTTTGGGGATGGTAGGTAGGGTGTCTGTACAAGACCTATTATTGGTGCACCACACAAATACTACGCACCACTTTGGATGCATGGTTGGGTAAATGATTTTGCACAAGACTGTTTACCATTTGATAAGTAGTTTATGTCCATATTGCATTAAAAGTGTTCTCTGTATCTATGCTTGTGATCCTTCTAGCCAATTTCAGATGATCTATTTGTTATCATTTTAGACTGATTTAGTGCTATCTAAATTGAACTGTTTCCATAAACTTCCTCACTTATTTTGCTACGTTTCATTTCCTAGGATCACATAAAATTTCTTCTTTGTGACTATCGTCAATTGCCAGAAACCTATAAATATGACAGAATCATATCTTGGTAAGTTCTTTCATtattatttttgcattttattttttgacatcatacatcACTAGGCCAATGAGTATATAACAGAATTGATGATAAATTGCAGTGAGATGTTGGAAGCTGTTGGTCATGAATATATGGAGAAGTATTTCAGTTCTTGCAACTCAGTATTGGCAGAAGATGGGATTCTGGTCCTACAGGTAATTGGACTAGAAATTAAATGAAGTCAATCGATCTTTTTCAACTCTTCTGGGTTCCTTGATCAGGCTACGTGTTTTAGCTTGTGAGAATCCTTCAATGAAATGCTCGATCTGGCATAATGCTTGTTTTCCGTGTTTGCTTTTGGTGTCTTTTTCTTCCAATGAGACTTATTTTTACAATTACATCTTGTTTGCTTCTTGAAACTCTCTTAAAAATAATGGTCTAGTACTTGTAGAGTTCCTTATCCAGCCTGATCATCATTTTAGTATTTTGTTTTGGCTGTCAAtatacaagaaaaagaaaaaatcagtcTAATCTGCTCATGGTTGAAAACAATGATCTTAACTCTATTTTTCAATGGCCAAAAGCCCAGAACTAATTGATAAATGTGACTTGTGAATGAAAGATGATGATCACTGACTGATGCGGACATCAAAGTTTCTGCTAAACAGATTAAGGAGCCTTTTCAAACTTCCACAGTAACTTAATCTTCTTTCTCGATTTAAGCCAACGTCTTCCAAACTTCTTGCCTGAACCTCCTTGCATTCGAATTAAATAAATGGAAGTTTGAAAGGGCTCCTTAATCCATTTAGCACAATCTTTGATGTCTGCATCACTCACTATAGCCAGTTAGTTGAAAGGTTCATGTGACCTTAAGACTTGCTGATCTCCAT
This Coffea arabica cultivar ET-39 chromosome 3e, Coffea Arabica ET-39 HiFi, whole genome shotgun sequence DNA region includes the following protein-coding sequences:
- the LOC113736201 gene encoding uncharacterized protein isoform X4, producing MMELFENLGVDMELSDMSFSVSLDKGKGCEWGSRNGLSSLFAQKKNVLNPKFWQMIREIVKFKADVISYVEELEKNPDLDRNETLGHFIRSRGYSELFQKAYLVPICASIWSCSSEGVLNFSAYSILSFCRNHHLLQLFGRPQWLTVRWRSQTYISKVKDDLERRGCQIRNGCEVRAVSTKDEGCVVTCEDGSLEVYNSCIVAAHAPDALKMLGEQATYDESRILGAFQYAYSDIFLHRDKNFMPQNPAAWSAWNFLGTVDNKVGVTYWLNILQNLGETGLPYLVTLNPPHTPENTLLRWSTGHPVPSVAASKASTRLNDIQGKRGIWFCGAYQGYGFHEDGLKAGTVAAQSLLRKSCTILSNPKHMVPSWTETGARLLVTKFLNGFIATGSLMLLEEGGTMFTFEGTTKKSFLKVSIKVHSPQFYWKVATQADLGLADAYINGDISFVDKNEGLLNLFMVYVANRDLKASATSSSYQRGWWTPLLLTAGLASAKYFFQHVSRQNTLTQARRNISRHYDLSNELFSLFLDETMTYSCAIFKSEDEDLKIAQLRKISLLIERARISKDHHVLEIGCGWGSLAIEVVKRTGCQYTGITLSEKQLTYAEQKVREVGMQDHIKFLLCDYRQLPETYKYDRIISCEMLEAVGHEYMEKYFSSCNSVLAEDGILVLQFISIPDERYEEYRQSSDFIREYIFPGGCLPSLSRVTSAMAAASGLCVEHLENFGIHYYHTLRRWRTNFLSKQSEILELGFDEKFIRTWEYYFDYCAAGFKTCTLGNYQVVFSRPGNVVSFGNLQKGVPSAY
- the LOC113736201 gene encoding uncharacterized protein isoform X1; protein product: MSKMRVAVVGAGISGLVAAHVLAKEGVDVVIYEKEDYLGGHAKTVTMDGIDLDLGFMVFNRVTYPNMMELFENLGVDMELSDMSFSVSLDKGKGCEWGSRNGLSSLFAQKKNVLNPKFWQMIREIVKFKADVISYVEELEKNPDLDRNETLGHFIRSRGYSELFQKAYLVPICASIWSCSSEGVLNFSAYSILSFCRNHHLLQLFGRPQWLTVRWRSQTYISKVKDDLERRGCQIRNGCEVRAVSTKDEGCVVTCEDGSLEVYNSCIVAAHAPDALKMLGEQATYDESRILGAFQYAYSDIFLHRDKNFMPQNPAAWSAWNFLGTVDNKVGVTYWLNILQNLGETGLPYLVTLNPPHTPENTLLRWSTGHPVPSVAASKASTRLNDIQGKRGIWFCGAYQGYGFHEDGLKAGTVAAQSLLRKSCTILSNPKHMVPSWTETGARLLVTKFLNGFIATGSLMLLEEGGTMFTFEGTTKKSFLKVSIKVHSPQFYWKVATQADLGLADAYINGDISFVDKNEGLLNLFMVYVANRDLKASATSSSYQRGWWTPLLLTAGLASAKYFFQHVSRQNTLTQARRNISRHYDLSNELFSLFLDETMTYSCAIFKSEDEDLKIAQLRKISLLIERARISKDHHVLEIGCGWGSLAIEVVKRTGCQYTGITLSEKQLTYAEQKVREVGMQDHIKFLLCDYRQLPETYKYDRIISCEMLEAVGHEYMEKYFSSCNSVLAEDGILVLQFISIPDERYEEYRQSSDFIREYIFPGGCLPSLSRVTSAMAAASGLCVEHLENFGIHYYHTLRRWRTNFLSKQSEILELGFDEKFIRTWEYYFDYCAAGFKTCTLGNYQVVFSRPGNVVSFGNLQKGVPSAY
- the LOC113736201 gene encoding uncharacterized protein isoform X2 codes for the protein MLRLLLWMALILTLASWSLIVTYPNMMELFENLGVDMELSDMSFSVSLDKGKGCEWGSRNGLSSLFAQKKNVLNPKFWQMIREIVKFKADVISYVEELEKNPDLDRNETLGHFIRSRGYSELFQKAYLVPICASIWSCSSEGVLNFSAYSILSFCRNHHLLQLFGRPQWLTVRWRSQTYISKVKDDLERRGCQIRNGCEVRAVSTKDEGCVVTCEDGSLEVYNSCIVAAHAPDALKMLGEQATYDESRILGAFQYAYSDIFLHRDKNFMPQNPAAWSAWNFLGTVDNKVGVTYWLNILQNLGETGLPYLVTLNPPHTPENTLLRWSTGHPVPSVAASKASTRLNDIQGKRGIWFCGAYQGYGFHEDGLKAGTVAAQSLLRKSCTILSNPKHMVPSWTETGARLLVTKFLNGFIATGSLMLLEEGGTMFTFEGTTKKSFLKVSIKVHSPQFYWKVATQADLGLADAYINGDISFVDKNEGLLNLFMVYVANRDLKASATSSSYQRGWWTPLLLTAGLASAKYFFQHVSRQNTLTQARRNISRHYDLSNELFSLFLDETMTYSCAIFKSEDEDLKIAQLRKISLLIERARISKDHHVLEIGCGWGSLAIEVVKRTGCQYTGITLSEKQLTYAEQKVREVGMQDHIKFLLCDYRQLPETYKYDRIISCEMLEAVGHEYMEKYFSSCNSVLAEDGILVLQFISIPDERYEEYRQSSDFIREYIFPGGCLPSLSRVTSAMAAASGLCVEHLENFGIHYYHTLRRWRTNFLSKQSEILELGFDEKFIRTWEYYFDYCAAGFKTCTLGNYQVVFSRPGNVVSFGNLQKGVPSAY
- the LOC113736201 gene encoding uncharacterized protein isoform X3, whose amino-acid sequence is MQVTYPNMMELFENLGVDMELSDMSFSVSLDKGKGCEWGSRNGLSSLFAQKKNVLNPKFWQMIREIVKFKADVISYVEELEKNPDLDRNETLGHFIRSRGYSELFQKAYLVPICASIWSCSSEGVLNFSAYSILSFCRNHHLLQLFGRPQWLTVRWRSQTYISKVKDDLERRGCQIRNGCEVRAVSTKDEGCVVTCEDGSLEVYNSCIVAAHAPDALKMLGEQATYDESRILGAFQYAYSDIFLHRDKNFMPQNPAAWSAWNFLGTVDNKVGVTYWLNILQNLGETGLPYLVTLNPPHTPENTLLRWSTGHPVPSVAASKASTRLNDIQGKRGIWFCGAYQGYGFHEDGLKAGTVAAQSLLRKSCTILSNPKHMVPSWTETGARLLVTKFLNGFIATGSLMLLEEGGTMFTFEGTTKKSFLKVSIKVHSPQFYWKVATQADLGLADAYINGDISFVDKNEGLLNLFMVYVANRDLKASATSSSYQRGWWTPLLLTAGLASAKYFFQHVSRQNTLTQARRNISRHYDLSNELFSLFLDETMTYSCAIFKSEDEDLKIAQLRKISLLIERARISKDHHVLEIGCGWGSLAIEVVKRTGCQYTGITLSEKQLTYAEQKVREVGMQDHIKFLLCDYRQLPETYKYDRIISCEMLEAVGHEYMEKYFSSCNSVLAEDGILVLQFISIPDERYEEYRQSSDFIREYIFPGGCLPSLSRVTSAMAAASGLCVEHLENFGIHYYHTLRRWRTNFLSKQSEILELGFDEKFIRTWEYYFDYCAAGFKTCTLGNYQVVFSRPGNVVSFGNLQKGVPSAY